The window TACACTCACCGGGGTCAAGACCCTGAAGGCGACCGAGTTCCGTCGAGCGGTTGGAACCACCAGAATAAAAAGCACATGGTTCCGTATAAGGAAATCGGGCAATACCATTACGCTCAGCGGCAGGGGATACGGGCATGGGGTTGGCCTGTGCCAATGGGGCGCAAAGGAGATGGCCAGCAAAGATTTTGGATATACAGATATACTCTCTCACTACTACCCAGGCACCGAAATTTCACCGACCGAATTTACCTTCCTGGAGAAATAGCCATTTCTGACAATCTTTCCGATTACATTTACACCCTCCCTGATGAAAGGATCGCGAGATACCCCGCAAGAGAGAGGGATGCTTCCAGACTGATGCTCATCGACCGTCGTACCGGGCGAGCGTCACACCATGTTTTCTCCGAGCTCCCCGATATCGCGGGAGGGGAAAATGTTTTCGTGATAAACGAAACCAGGGTCATCCCGTCAAGGCTCCTTGGCAAGACCGGCAAGGGGGCCGATATTGAAATCCTTGCCACGCAGATCGACAATAAGGGAAAGACCAGGGGATTGGTAAAGGGGCTGAGAAAACTTAGGCCGGGAGATGTGATAACTTTTCCAAACAGTCTTCACGCAACATTCATCGAAAGAGAAAACGATTTCGGCATCTTCTCCCTTAACCTCTCCGGCAAACCGCTGGAAAGCTGGCTGAATGAAAATGGACATATCCCTATCCCGCCATACATCGGAAGAGATGACGAACCGGATGACAGGGAGAGGTACCAGACAGTCTTCGCTGAAAAGCCCGGCTCATGCGCCGCGCCGACAGCCGGACTGCACTTCACCGACAGCATCCTTAAAAAACTTGAAGAAAGAGGGAACATCATCCGCAGGATCTGCCTCCATGTAGGGCCGGGAACATTCCGCCCCGTTTCGGCAGACGACATCTCAAAACACAAAATGGACCCGGAGTACGCGGAAGTCCCGCAGGAACTCTATGATGAACTTGTCGAATCAAAAAAAAGTGGCAAACGGATCATTGCGGTAGGTTCCACCGCCACGCGCGC is drawn from Nitrospinota bacterium and contains these coding sequences:
- the queA gene encoding tRNA preQ1(34) S-adenosylmethionine ribosyltransferase-isomerase QueA; its protein translation is MGRKGDGQQRFWIYRYTLSLLPRHRNFTDRIYLPGEIAISDNLSDYIYTLPDERIARYPARERDASRLMLIDRRTGRASHHVFSELPDIAGGENVFVINETRVIPSRLLGKTGKGADIEILATQIDNKGKTRGLVKGLRKLRPGDVITFPNSLHATFIERENDFGIFSLNLSGKPLESWLNENGHIPIPPYIGRDDEPDDRERYQTVFAEKPGSCAAPTAGLHFTDSILKKLEERGNIIRRICLHVGPGTFRPVSADDISKHKMDPEYAEVPQELYDELVESKKSGKRIIAVGSTATRAIEAASLKGGGFFGETDLYIRPGFKFGLVDGLLTNFHLPGSSLLILVSAFAGRENIMNAYREAVKLEYRFYSYGDAMLIL